The Metamycoplasma cloacale genome includes a region encoding these proteins:
- a CDS encoding ABC transporter permease, with translation MKQGTINYSNFLFRLIFKKKNSFIIPIVFFIFSVIMSIIFFVIKLDQKYNPILGYTIIFITLLLTIIYSSIKSLNIFKDVEEEGIEIIVFSKVITRKNIIIGKLLTFFLFNLFWTTITTIGNLIFLLSIKYYSSIPLFILISFVTIFFSFTLAGMITSIIAYKINQKIAITVPILLFTPLALTGSFIASNSTPINNNLAYYLNTEYKNHHSNTEIDVEKFYLNNNKDEIYLIPNGFNKNKFSDAQNAYLLQAFEYSKNSSNSWQTYSWLSLPYQMIDIFNEDNIDIFSLLSDKNKTHLSNYIYYNGKESISYNYKIDKNADNLKFTLNNNEHKYLVPSLLKNYSHFSPSPINTNIIYARENAENEEIVFPEDEFIYSNPNNLVGELKWDIMKPLLENTDFNILANNLLNKFIKGSENNLNQRNYSEIKNNLLNYIHNEINNENSNLYKINATDIALLDKNAVKLKLIKSEIERKIYFGVALIYYTYFNQHNNNFYILLQSLIHNDNEFKPNAINLNINGFNYKIGGFESWNTKSVVKDNKVVIRYELKPSENYLFQFIDEIFVIKRDKKIIYKSIYVLIWFTISALLVVLNSIMYLRKDYK, from the coding sequence ATGAAGCAAGGAACAATCAACTATTCAAACTTTCTGTTTAGATTAATTTTTAAAAAGAAAAATTCATTTATCATACCAATTGTATTTTTTATTTTTAGCGTGATTATGTCAATCATATTCTTTGTTATTAAACTAGATCAAAAATACAATCCAATACTTGGTTATACAATTATTTTCATCACCCTTTTACTAACAATAATTTATAGCTCAATTAAGTCTTTAAACATCTTTAAAGATGTTGAGGAAGAGGGGATAGAAATCATAGTATTTTCAAAGGTTATAACTAGAAAAAATATTATTATCGGAAAACTATTAACTTTCTTTCTATTTAATTTGTTTTGAACAACAATAACAACCATAGGTAATTTAATCTTTTTATTATCAATTAAATACTATTCATCAATTCCTTTATTTATATTAATATCATTTGTCACCATTTTCTTTAGTTTTACACTAGCCGGAATGATAACAAGTATTATTGCTTACAAAATTAATCAAAAAATTGCTATCACAGTACCAATATTATTATTCACCCCTCTTGCTTTAACGGGTTCTTTTATCGCTTCTAATTCAACACCAATTAACAATAATTTAGCTTATTATCTAAATACTGAATATAAAAACCACCATTCCAATACTGAAATAGATGTTGAAAAATTTTATTTAAATAATAATAAAGATGAAATATATTTAATTCCAAATGGATTTAATAAAAACAAATTCAGCGACGCACAAAATGCATATTTATTACAAGCATTTGAATATTCAAAAAATTCATCAAATTCTTGACAAACATATTCTTGATTATCACTTCCATATCAAATGATTGATATTTTCAATGAAGACAACATTGATATCTTCTCTTTATTGTCAGATAAAAATAAAACACATTTATCAAATTATATTTATTACAACGGAAAAGAATCCATATCATACAATTATAAAATCGATAAAAACGCTGACAATTTAAAATTTACTTTGAATAATAATGAACATAAATATTTAGTTCCAAGTTTATTAAAAAATTATTCTCACTTTAGTCCCTCACCAATTAATACAAATATCATATACGCAAGAGAAAATGCTGAAAATGAGGAAATTGTTTTCCCTGAAGATGAATTTATTTATTCAAATCCCAATAATTTAGTAGGCGAACTAAAATGAGATATCATGAAACCCTTACTAGAAAATACTGATTTTAATATTCTTGCAAATAATTTATTAAATAAATTTATAAAAGGTTCTGAAAATAATTTAAACCAACGCAATTATTCAGAAATTAAAAATAATTTATTGAACTATATCCACAATGAAATAAATAATGAAAATTCAAATTTATACAAAATTAATGCAACAGATATTGCATTGTTAGATAAAAATGCAGTTAAACTTAAATTAATTAAAAGCGAAATTGAAAGAAAGATATACTTTGGAGTTGCTTTAATTTATTACACATACTTCAATCAACATAACAATAATTTCTACATTTTACTTCAATCTTTAATTCATAATGACAATGAATTCAAACCAAATGCAATTAATTTAAATATAAATGGTTTCAATTATAAAATTGGTGGCTTTGAAAGTTGAAATACTAAATCTGTTGTTAAAGATAACAAAGTTGTTATCAGATATGAATTAAAACCTAGTGAAAATTATTTATTCCAATTTATTGATGAAATTTTTGTAATAAAAAGAGATAAAAAAATTATTTATAAATCAATATACGTATTAATTTGATTTACCATATCAGCTTTACTTGTAGTTTTAAATTCAATTATGTATCTAAGAAAGGATTATAAATAA
- a CDS encoding HU family DNA-binding protein — protein sequence MNKKQLITKTSEVTGHSQVLIETIFNHMQAIIAEELAKEEKVSISGFGTFSAVKKEEKERENYFTKQKIVVAAKIEPKFKFSSVFKDELNKN from the coding sequence ATGAACAAAAAACAATTAATCACTAAAACCAGCGAAGTAACTGGTCACTCACAAGTTTTAATTGAAACCATCTTTAATCACATGCAAGCAATTATCGCTGAAGAACTTGCAAAAGAAGAAAAAGTTTCAATTTCAGGTTTTGGTACATTTTCTGCAGTGAAAAAAGAAGAAAAAGAACGTGAAAATTACTTCACAAAACAAAAAATTGTTGTTGCTGCAAAAATTGAACCTAAATTTAAATTTTCATCTGTATTCAAAGATGAATTAAACAAAAATTAA
- a CDS encoding UU173 family protein — protein sequence MNKPKYFSYTHFFKLNKFHPYFMLNDTHIEPEIIDELDDEEKFEENIYNELDFNIEKSCNQLEEVFIKNYLSNEEKQSLFDKTYFEKIKYIDNKYHNDNQFKNLINDNNLFNDLTQLINEFNNIKVYETGLNLYSEKAVNFLLNDYKNYSNINEKKIICLSKKASNDYLIAATKNAIAEGFELIINPVFEYKNAISKPFYYDAKHKIVGHLNFSSKTKLKNIIKAYYDVNLIRESGFLVIEYAILLPKVMKRKYVKKGQIDFIISYTSSDSKSGYSSKTFEKGSLEYQNAVLNNKEQRRLIDFVDDGKYWKKFDISSEEHYCCDFEKFIYFINNIDREPLLHKFDFDNCELRDISGTTLYDSDNSVRLKYLEKKYPEWVSSSKVVANIVLFNQIKQEKYDSLMKFKTFYSNKIICVNEDIMNFLQTKYSALFDKNSKLVWFDFEGVSLPIPLMDYNIAWNQIPCQTSIIKTENNEIYDSFDYIYDPQKLNADVLCQIIDDIYDPLASGYVVFNQTYEKSRINELIDMISLFNTKNVISDEKYEDIKNKGNKIVELMIDIADFFKCKTADGVCSAAIHISALKGLYSIKKIEKFVTSNNFDLKHKITPYSELEVKNGSMALQIATSRACNAIKDLEWQEYCSKLKLYCHNDVLAMIMAFDLIQYVLEHKNEYNRQCSIILNEKLSF from the coding sequence ATGAATAAACCTAAGTATTTTTCATATACTCATTTTTTTAAATTAAATAAATTTCATCCATATTTCATGTTAAATGATACTCATATTGAACCCGAAATTATTGACGAACTAGACGATGAAGAAAAGTTTGAAGAAAATATATACAATGAACTTGATTTCAATATTGAAAAATCATGTAATCAATTAGAAGAAGTATTTATTAAAAATTATTTATCAAATGAAGAAAAACAATCTTTATTTGATAAAACATATTTTGAAAAAATCAAATATATTGACAATAAATATCACAATGATAATCAGTTTAAAAACTTAATTAATGATAATAATTTATTTAATGATTTAACACAATTAATTAACGAGTTCAATAACATTAAAGTATATGAAACAGGTTTAAATTTATATAGTGAAAAAGCTGTTAATTTTTTACTTAATGATTATAAAAATTATTCAAACATTAATGAAAAGAAAATTATTTGTTTATCAAAAAAAGCATCTAACGATTATTTAATTGCCGCTACTAAAAATGCAATTGCAGAAGGTTTTGAATTAATAATTAATCCAGTTTTTGAATACAAAAATGCAATTTCTAAACCATTTTATTATGATGCTAAACATAAAATAGTCGGGCATTTAAACTTTTCAAGTAAAACAAAGTTAAAAAACATAATCAAAGCTTATTATGATGTTAATTTAATTCGTGAATCAGGTTTTTTAGTTATTGAATATGCAATTTTATTACCCAAAGTAATGAAAAGAAAATATGTTAAAAAAGGTCAAATTGATTTTATTATCTCATATACAAGTAGCGATAGTAAATCTGGTTATTCATCAAAAACATTTGAAAAAGGTTCGCTTGAGTATCAAAATGCAGTTTTAAATAATAAAGAACAACGAAGATTAATTGATTTCGTTGATGATGGAAAATATTGAAAAAAATTTGACATAAGTTCAGAAGAACATTATTGTTGTGATTTTGAGAAATTTATTTATTTCATAAATAATATAGACAGAGAACCATTGCTACATAAATTTGATTTTGACAATTGTGAACTTAGAGATATCAGTGGAACTACCTTGTATGATTCAGATAATTCAGTTCGTTTAAAATATTTGGAAAAGAAATATCCCGAATGAGTTTCATCGTCAAAGGTTGTTGCAAACATTGTTTTATTCAACCAAATAAAACAAGAGAAATATGATTCATTAATGAAATTCAAAACATTTTATTCAAACAAAATAATTTGTGTTAATGAAGACATAATGAATTTTCTGCAAACAAAATATAGCGCATTATTTGATAAAAATTCAAAGTTAGTATGGTTTGATTTTGAAGGTGTATCATTGCCTATTCCATTAATGGATTATAATATTGCGTGAAATCAAATCCCTTGTCAAACATCAATTATCAAAACTGAAAATAATGAAATTTATGATTCCTTTGACTATATATACGATCCACAAAAATTAAATGCAGATGTGTTATGCCAAATTATTGATGATATATACGATCCATTAGCTAGCGGTTATGTTGTGTTCAATCAAACATATGAAAAATCTAGAATTAATGAGTTAATAGATATGATTTCATTATTTAATACAAAGAATGTAATCAGCGATGAAAAATATGAAGATATTAAAAACAAAGGTAATAAAATTGTTGAATTAATGATTGACATTGCTGACTTTTTTAAATGTAAAACAGCTGACGGAGTATGTTCGGCAGCAATACATATTTCCGCGTTAAAAGGTTTGTATTCAATTAAGAAAATTGAGAAATTCGTAACAAGTAATAACTTTGATTTAAAACATAAAATTACTCCGTATTCGGAATTAGAAGTCAAAAACGGATCAATGGCATTGCAAATAGCCACATCAAGAGCATGTAATGCAATTAAAGATTTAGAATGACAAGAATACTGTTCTAAATTGAAATTATATTGCCATAACGACGTTTTAGCAATGATAATGGCATTTGATTTAATTCAATATGTTTTGGAACATAAAAATGAATATAATCGTCAATGTTCAATTATATTGAATGAAAAATTATCATTTTAG
- the recU gene encoding Holliday junction resolvase RecU: MSNYRNRGMFLESIINATNMFYLNRNIAMIHKKNLDITFKNVNVINKELQLTGTKIKSKSTVDYYGIYKGRFLAFEAKSTEEKNFSLNNIKNHQIEYLDLITKFGGITFWIFYFKLQNKFIFINHNNFKKIISNKKHLKFDEILKSGIEISLEFPGIIDYLSLIEWN, translated from the coding sequence ATGAGTAATTATAGAAATCGCGGAATGTTTTTAGAATCCATTATCAATGCAACAAATATGTTTTACCTAAATCGTAATATTGCAATGATACATAAGAAAAATCTTGATATCACTTTTAAAAATGTCAATGTAATCAATAAAGAACTTCAATTAACAGGAACTAAAATTAAAAGCAAAAGTACAGTCGATTATTATGGTATATACAAAGGTAGATTTCTTGCTTTTGAAGCTAAATCAACTGAAGAAAAGAACTTCAGCTTAAACAATATTAAAAATCATCAAATTGAATATTTAGATTTAATTACAAAATTTGGTGGGATAACGTTTTGAATATTCTATTTTAAATTGCAAAATAAATTTATTTTTATTAATCACAATAATTTTAAAAAGATTATTTCAAATAAAAAACACCTGAAATTTGATGAAATTCTCAAATCTGGAATTGAGATTTCATTGGAATTTCCAGGTATCATAGATTATTTATCTTTAATTGAATGGAATTAA
- the der gene encoding ribosome biogenesis GTPase Der, with the protein MRNTVAIIGKPNVGKSTLFNKIINKRKSIVYDTPGVTRDRLYDKGVWVGKEFNIIDTGGITIENEDFKQQIKLQAQIAIEEADVIIFLLDGRDELTNEDYYVAELLRKSNKPIIIGINKLEGSSYIDPIIYKLGFKNIFPISAIHGDGLGNLLDEVINNLDFSDKEESRSFKLTLLGKTNVGKSTLLNRLTNENRSIVSNIAGTTRDSVSSFIKINKEEYEIIDTAGIKRKSKLEDSIEHYALMRATESIEEADLCLLLLDATDEVSHFHQNIIGIAYDLKKPMIVVVNKWDLIEKDTSTMDNFKKNLKKKLKFVDWAPIVFISAKNNSRIHKLQDTITQVKRNIFRDVKTSDLNNVIMSAQMMKPASSINGKRLSIKFIKQIPAKIPTFILFVNNTKLAHFTYLRYIENQIRENFDFSGTPIELILKNKNGEE; encoded by the coding sequence ATGAGAAATACAGTTGCAATTATTGGAAAACCAAATGTTGGGAAGTCAACCTTATTTAATAAAATCATTAACAAAAGAAAATCAATTGTTTATGATACACCTGGTGTAACTAGAGATCGTCTATACGACAAAGGTGTATGAGTTGGTAAGGAATTTAACATCATTGACACAGGTGGAATCACAATTGAAAATGAAGATTTCAAACAACAAATTAAACTTCAAGCGCAAATTGCCATTGAAGAAGCTGATGTAATTATTTTCCTTTTAGATGGTCGTGATGAATTAACAAACGAAGATTACTATGTAGCTGAATTGTTAAGAAAAAGTAATAAACCAATAATCATTGGAATAAATAAGCTTGAAGGAAGCTCATATATTGACCCCATAATTTATAAACTTGGTTTTAAAAACATTTTTCCAATCAGTGCAATTCACGGTGATGGATTAGGAAACTTATTAGACGAAGTTATCAATAATCTTGATTTCAGTGATAAAGAAGAATCTAGATCTTTTAAACTAACATTACTTGGTAAAACAAACGTTGGTAAAAGTACTCTTTTAAACAGATTAACTAACGAAAATCGTTCAATCGTAAGCAATATCGCTGGTACAACCAGAGATTCTGTATCTTCATTTATTAAAATCAATAAAGAAGAATATGAAATTATTGACACAGCTGGTATTAAAAGAAAAAGCAAATTAGAAGATAGTATTGAACATTATGCTTTAATGAGAGCAACTGAATCAATTGAAGAAGCAGATTTATGTCTATTACTATTAGATGCAACTGATGAAGTTAGCCATTTTCACCAAAACATCATTGGTATTGCATACGATCTTAAAAAACCAATGATTGTTGTTGTTAATAAATGAGATTTAATTGAAAAAGATACTTCAACAATGGATAATTTCAAAAAGAATTTAAAAAAGAAATTGAAATTTGTTGATTGAGCTCCAATTGTCTTTATTTCTGCTAAAAATAATTCGCGGATTCATAAATTACAAGATACAATCACTCAAGTAAAAAGAAATATTTTCAGAGATGTTAAAACTTCTGATTTAAATAACGTCATTATGTCTGCTCAAATGATGAAACCAGCAAGTTCAATTAACGGAAAAAGATTGTCAATTAAATTCATTAAACAAATACCTGCTAAAATACCTACATTTATTTTGTTTGTAAATAATACAAAATTAGCCCACTTTACATATTTAAGATACATTGAAAATCAAATTAGAGAAAACTTTGATTTTTCAGGAACCCCTATTGAATTAATTTTAAAAAATAAAAATGGAGAGGAATAA
- a CDS encoding helix-turn-helix domain-containing protein, whose amino-acid sequence MAVPAKNHLDLKDIVLHGNTFSEEIKYYLSKFQMTQKELSIRLGLSIKHVNSIINNEIADISVSILEGLEYAFRLETGSLTAVYHMYSNLKATRTSANIEEQLKKFGINFIIDHPELSYPFNIRITEQMPLHLKFLNLKRFYGVSSLNDYPEYLKEHVLAEYGKYFNKPNSYIWIRFCELSVKFDNNKPVGVFRKGLFSPIIKTLLIIMSNEELTFEKKIAKIKDYLLTKGIILITKHFIEKSAIRGITLKKGGKRYIFLSDMYNVECYIFFALLHEIVHCYFPEETEENIDLKVIEEYKKYESQINTSYKAIYDAILTYEQCQFILKENPNTDISCVWNVLKSKYPQVTFEDEIINKWDNNDDL is encoded by the coding sequence ATGGCAGTACCTGCTAAAAATCATTTAGATTTAAAAGATATCGTTCTTCATGGAAATACTTTTTCTGAAGAAATTAAATATTATTTATCAAAATTTCAAATGACACAAAAGGAATTATCAATTCGTTTAGGTTTGAGTATTAAACACGTTAATAGTATTATTAATAACGAAATTGCCGATATATCTGTATCAATTTTAGAAGGATTGGAATATGCATTTCGTTTGGAAACTGGTTCTTTAACCGCGGTTTATCATATGTATTCTAATTTAAAAGCAACAAGAACATCTGCAAATATTGAGGAACAATTGAAGAAATTTGGAATCAATTTTATTATTGATCATCCCGAACTTTCATATCCATTCAATATACGCATAACAGAACAAATGCCATTGCATTTGAAGTTCTTAAATTTAAAACGTTTTTATGGAGTGTCATCTTTAAATGATTATCCTGAATATTTAAAAGAACATGTTTTAGCTGAATATGGTAAATATTTCAATAAACCAAATTCGTATATTTGAATTAGATTTTGTGAACTATCTGTTAAATTTGATAATAACAAACCAGTAGGTGTATTTAGAAAAGGATTATTCAGTCCAATTATTAAAACATTGTTAATCATCATGAGCAATGAAGAATTAACATTTGAAAAGAAAATTGCCAAAATTAAAGATTATTTATTAACCAAAGGAATTATTCTAATTACTAAGCATTTCATTGAAAAATCTGCAATTAGAGGAATTACTTTGAAAAAAGGTGGAAAGAGATATATCTTTTTATCTGATATGTACAATGTTGAATGCTATATCTTTTTTGCTTTATTACACGAAATTGTACATTGCTATTTCCCAGAAGAAACTGAAGAAAACATTGATTTAAAAGTTATTGAAGAATATAAAAAATACGAATCTCAAATTAATACTTCTTATAAAGCAATTTACGATGCTATTTTAACTTATGAACAATGCCAATTTATTTTAAAAGAAAATCCTAATACCGACATTTCATGCGTATGAAATGTATTGAAATCAAAATATCCACAAGTAACTTTTGAAGATGAAATTATCAATAAGTGAGACAATAATGATGATCTATAA
- a CDS encoding NAD(P)H-dependent glycerol-3-phosphate dehydrogenase → MLKRISIIGSGAMGTACAVPLHDNKLDVTIYGIDQQELNDLSKGCNLKYFNSSFDIPCFKTTNNLDEVINSDYILLAVPTKFAGSVVDEIIAKIKPNQKVTLINVAKGFWPNSNVSIHEAIKEKIKNHSGIVNVVSLIGPSFAIELVQRKITLMSAVCDNLKVAQDIQELFSNHYLRIYTQTDIKGAETGAIFKNMLAIATGMLDGLGYSMNTQCALLTRAFKEIELYNEFIGGKKETLYGLTCLGDLMLTCLSDKSRNYTFGKQYIQSRTINTNMTVEGLNSIQLIYNEYIKTKILNLPIIKTLYEILYKNYSIEKAIQDLLTSHLRCE, encoded by the coding sequence ATGTTAAAAAGAATTTCAATAATTGGTAGTGGAGCAATGGGAACAGCTTGCGCTGTACCATTGCATGATAATAAACTTGATGTAACAATATACGGAATTGACCAACAAGAATTAAACGATTTATCAAAAGGTTGCAATCTTAAATATTTCAATTCAAGCTTTGACATTCCTTGTTTTAAAACAACAAATAATTTAGATGAAGTAATCAATAGTGATTATATCTTACTGGCGGTTCCGACAAAATTTGCTGGTAGTGTTGTTGACGAAATTATTGCTAAAATTAAACCGAATCAAAAAGTTACATTGATTAATGTTGCTAAAGGATTTTGACCAAATTCAAATGTTTCAATTCATGAAGCAATTAAAGAAAAAATCAAAAACCATTCTGGTATTGTCAATGTAGTTTCATTAATTGGACCATCTTTTGCAATTGAATTAGTTCAAAGAAAAATTACTTTAATGTCAGCTGTTTGTGATAATCTTAAAGTAGCTCAAGATATTCAGGAATTATTCTCAAACCATTATTTAAGAATCTACACACAAACTGATATCAAAGGTGCCGAAACTGGTGCTATATTCAAAAATATGTTAGCAATCGCAACTGGTATGTTAGATGGTTTAGGTTATTCAATGAATACACAATGCGCTTTATTAACAAGAGCATTCAAAGAAATTGAACTATATAACGAATTTATTGGTGGTAAAAAAGAAACGTTATATGGTTTAACTTGTTTAGGCGATTTAATGTTAACTTGTCTATCTGATAAATCAAGAAACTATACATTTGGTAAACAATATATTCAAAGTAGAACCATTAACACCAATATGACCGTAGAGGGTTTAAATTCTATTCAATTAATTTATAACGAATATATCAAAACAAAAATTTTAAATCTACCAATTATAAAAACATTATATGAAATTCTATATAAAAATTACAGCATTGAAAAAGCTATTCAAGATTTATTAACTAGTCATTTGAGATGTGAATAA
- a CDS encoding MAGa7180 family putative nuclease, translating into MMIYKPPKRFFYNESEYVLDNDNQVLVLKPHFHKKLSETPSTQFGGFRKMTGSALGDILEVSQYSSEFAAFARICGLSLPVLDRKYVNAGQIIEPKILELVEVALNEKLQRFNAVDYQYDYFKENKLFGGLPDGYAKEKNLIIEIKTTNEKNKANWETYGLPLGYLKQAQLYAYLIGAPAFSIVAIFLKDQDYLDPAKVNVHKRYVSNYTYHVNENQVKDDLNYCEAWYKRYTTAGISPKWKSIDADLLEYLKCKNLDEWSNLYNKWVEEGKAVPENE; encoded by the coding sequence ATGATGATCTATAAACCACCAAAAAGATTTTTCTACAATGAAAGTGAATATGTCTTAGATAACGACAATCAAGTCCTTGTTTTAAAACCTCATTTTCATAAAAAATTAAGCGAAACACCTTCAACACAATTTGGAGGTTTTAGAAAAATGACCGGTTCAGCTTTGGGAGATATTTTAGAGGTTTCACAATATAGTAGTGAATTTGCTGCATTTGCTAGAATATGTGGCTTATCACTTCCTGTTTTAGATCGTAAATATGTTAATGCCGGTCAAATAATTGAACCTAAAATCCTTGAATTGGTTGAAGTTGCTTTAAATGAAAAATTGCAAAGATTTAATGCGGTTGATTATCAATATGATTATTTTAAAGAAAATAAACTATTTGGTGGATTACCAGATGGCTATGCAAAAGAGAAAAATTTAATTATTGAAATCAAAACTACTAATGAAAAAAATAAAGCCAATTGAGAGACATATGGCTTGCCACTTGGATATTTAAAACAAGCACAATTATATGCTTATTTAATTGGTGCTCCAGCCTTCTCTATTGTCGCAATCTTTTTAAAAGACCAAGATTATTTAGATCCAGCAAAAGTTAATGTTCATAAAAGATACGTTTCTAATTACACATATCACGTCAATGAAAACCAAGTTAAAGATGATTTGAATTATTGTGAAGCGTGATATAAGAGATATACAACTGCAGGAATTAGTCCAAAATGAAAATCAATTGATGCAGATTTGCTTGAGTATCTTAAATGTAAGAATTTGGATGAATGAAGTAATTTATATAATAAATGAGTAGAAGAAGGAAAGGCTGTTCCTGAAAATGAATAA
- the cmk gene encoding (d)CMP kinase, whose protein sequence is MKHKRINIAIDGPSGVGKTVMATMLAQKLNYKFLSSGSFYRIIAYNALIQNINLDDEQAINDAWDFHDIDIHDDGSFIFKGKDVSKEIRADEVSQAASKIAKYGSIREKINKFIQSYGAAKKGIIVDGRDATYRILPQAEVKFFLWASSEERALRRIKQNNELGIPSGSYEEVLQSIKERDYNDMNRKIDPLKVSEGSIEIDTSGMSIEENFEALYKYVKEKLE, encoded by the coding sequence ATGAAACATAAAAGAATTAATATAGCCATCGATGGACCAAGTGGAGTGGGGAAAACAGTTATGGCCACCATGCTTGCACAAAAATTAAATTATAAATTTTTAAGTAGTGGAAGTTTTTATCGAATTATTGCATACAACGCTTTAATTCAAAACATTAATTTAGATGATGAACAAGCCATCAATGATGCTTGAGATTTTCATGATATAGATATTCACGACGACGGAAGCTTTATTTTCAAAGGAAAAGATGTTTCTAAAGAAATTCGTGCCGATGAAGTATCACAAGCCGCTTCAAAAATTGCTAAATATGGTTCAATAAGAGAAAAAATTAACAAATTTATCCAAAGCTACGGGGCTGCTAAAAAAGGTATTATCGTTGATGGAAGAGATGCTACATACCGTATCTTACCTCAAGCTGAAGTTAAATTCTTTTTATGAGCATCTTCTGAGGAAAGAGCATTGAGAAGAATTAAACAAAATAATGAATTAGGTATTCCTAGCGGAAGCTATGAAGAGGTATTGCAATCAATTAAGGAACGTGATTACAATGACATGAATAGAAAAATTGACCCACTAAAAGTTAGTGAAGGAAGTATTGAAATTGATACTTCTGGTATGTCAATTGAAGAAAATTTTGAAGCTCTATATAAATATGTAAAGGAAAAACTAGAATAA